In one Pseudarthrobacter oxydans genomic region, the following are encoded:
- a CDS encoding Fur family transcriptional regulator, with product MTEHFDGHEAWAAALRAHGRRVTKQRLAVLAAVERHPHSPAESILAAARAELPELTAQSVYVVLGDLTDLHMLRRFEPPHSPALYETRVGDNHHHAICISCGRVEDVDCAVGHAPCLTPHWDENAKPMTIQIADVMYQGICQDCQQSQQLPSNRPPQEIEK from the coding sequence ATGACGGAACACTTTGACGGCCACGAGGCATGGGCTGCCGCCCTGCGTGCCCACGGCCGCAGGGTGACCAAACAGCGGCTGGCGGTCCTGGCCGCCGTCGAACGCCACCCCCACTCCCCCGCGGAGAGCATCCTGGCCGCCGCCCGCGCCGAACTGCCTGAGCTGACGGCACAGTCCGTATATGTGGTGCTCGGCGACCTGACGGACCTGCACATGCTCCGCAGGTTCGAACCCCCGCACTCCCCCGCCCTGTACGAGACGCGGGTGGGCGACAACCACCACCACGCCATCTGCATCAGCTGCGGCCGGGTGGAGGACGTCGACTGCGCAGTGGGCCACGCACCCTGCCTCACCCCCCACTGGGATGAAAACGCCAAGCCGATGACCATCCAGATCGCCGATGTCATGTACCAGGGCATCTGCCAGGACTGCCAGCAGTCCCAACAACTTCCTTCCAATCGTCCCCCGCAAGAAATAGAGAAATAG